The following coding sequences are from one Lasioglossum baleicum chromosome 18, iyLasBale1, whole genome shotgun sequence window:
- the Singed gene encoding fascin domain-containing protein singed, with translation MMQTNGSENIVSENANEKTGWTVGLINGKFKYLTAETFGFKINANGSSLKKKQLWMLEGSEQQVFLRSHLDRYLAVDQFGNVTCEAEEPSDPGCAFQIQLASDGSGRWALKNIQRGYFLGSSQDELKCMAKAPGEAEYWLVHLAARPQVNLKSAGRKRFAHLSATQDEIHVDAPVPWGEDTLFTLEFRPASMEDNSQDNTKSEGGHYALHTCNNKYLARDGKLLDCCSRDCLYAAEFHAGLLALRDLYGAYLAPIGSKAVLKSRSTTVTRDELFSLEESLPQASFVAALNQRYVSVKQGVDVTANQDEISGHETFQLEFDRVTKRWYVRTMQDRYWSLEAGGGIQASEHKRSSNALFDLVWQSTDGTVALRANNGKFLATKRSGHLYANADSVNGADVDTTKYYFYLMNRPVLVLRCEQGFVGPKSASSSKLECNKATYETIRVERCEQGIVRFKGQNGKYWHADSEGVNVDSDVSSDGFYLELREPSRLCIKHTAEGRYLTAGKNGALRLGDTDYESATKWEF, from the exons ATGATGCAGACAAACGGTTCTGAAAACATCGTTTCCGAAAATGCAAACGAGAAGACAGGATGGAcg gTTGGATTAATAAATGGAAAGTTTAAGTACCTTACAGCAGAGACCTTTGGTTTCAAGATCAATGCAAATGGGTCTAGTTTAAAAAAGAAGCAATTGTGGATGTTGGAGGGCAGTGAACAGCAAGTCTTCCTTAGGTCTCACTTGGATCGCTATTTAGCTGTAGATCAGTTTGGAAATGTTACTTGTGAGGCAGAGGAGCCATCCGACCCTGGCTGTGCTTTTCAAATTCAATTGGCTTCCGATG GAAGTGGAAGATGGGCCTTAAAGAACATTCAACGGGGATATTTCTTGGGTTCGAGTCAAGATGAACTCAAATGCATGGCTAAAGCTCCAGGCGAGGCAGAGTATTGGCTTGTGCACCTTGCAGCAAGACCTCAA GTTAACCTGAAATCTGCTGGAAGGAAACGTTTTGCCCATTTAAGTGCAACGCAAGACGAAATTCATGTGGATGCACCAGTTCCTTGGGGTGAGGATACGCTCTTCACATTGGAATTTCGGCCTGCGTCCATGGAAGACAACAGCCAAGATAATACAAAATCGGAAGGTGGACACTATGCACTTCATACATGCAATAATAAGTACTTAGCACGCGACGGTAAACTTTTGGATTGTTGTTCGCGTGATTGTCTGTACGCGGCTGAGTTCCATGCTGGACTACTTGCACTCAG GGACTTATATGGAGCATATTTGGCACCTATTGGAAGTAAAGCCGTTCTAAAATCGAGATCCACGACGGTAACACGGGATGAATTGTTTTCGTTAGAAGAATCGCTGCCACAGGCTTCGTTTGTTGCAGCATTGAATCAACGTTATGTTTCTGTGAAACAAG GAGTTGATGTAACTGCCAACCAAGATGAAATATCCGGACACGAGACATTCCAATTGGAGTTTGACCGTGTCACCAAGAGGTGGTATGTGCGTACCATGCAGGACCGATATTGGAGTCTTGAGGCTGGAGGAGGAATCCAGGCATCAGAGCACAAACGGTCCTCAAATGCTCTGTTCGACTTGGTCTGGCAGTCCACCGATGGCACAGTGGCTCTACGTGCTAACAATGGAAAGTTTTTGGCAACAAAACGCTCTGGTCACCTGTATGCGAATGCAGACTCAGTGAATGGAGCCGACGTCGATACCACGAAATATTATTTCTACTTGATGAACAGACCTGTTTTGGTCCTGAGGTGTGAACAGGGATTCGTAGGACCCAAGAGTGCATCAAGTTCGAAACTTGAATGTAACAAAGCCACATACGAAACCATTAGAGTGGAGAGATGCGAACAGGGCATTGTTAGATTTAAAG GTCAAAATGGCAAGTACTGGCATGCAGACAGCGAAGGAGTCAATGTGGACTCCGACGTATCTTCAGATGGCTTCTATTTGGAGCTGAGGGAACCATCTCGTCTATGCATAAAACATACTGCTGAGGGAAGATACCTGACAGCGGGTAAGAATGGAGCATTACGTTTGGGAGACACAGACTACGAATCTGCAACCAAATGGGAGTTTTAA
- the Rnasez gene encoding ribonuclease Z yields MLQLTQRCSNFCTQSFYGFVRHYAIIRENTEKTYNRIIMQQKKLLKKLNFANSTTSVQVLGSGANGAPSSLFLSTDHVNYIFNCGEGSQRVSQEHHFKLAKVEHLFITNNSWRNIGGILGLLLTLQEIGLPKVMLHGSEEIAEFLNKSLMFTTFSKLKFSFASINESEPYKDSVLTIWYVPISKSNKNSRNQSSDTSEDLYDSNVNGKRVIDSKKTKRDVTNTEKRLKTETNVYSYICEIHPKRGKLSIQKCEELGVKIGPLLSNLKQGLDITKEDGTVVRSEDVCMQEGPKVTLIVVECPDEEYLESFVNHTKFSKYQQTASTEEGKDEKVYLFHFTPENIFNHPKYQSWIQKFPSNIQHIVLNDKNTCLGSEAVFKQQHVMNLLHPEIFPLLSEDSLKEEEEKTISENVHRAKTLQILRIHPKLMPIKTTQLFQSPQTYVDGIFDLEEFTDTLTELKAQINKKTEELELAKAPEFPRIVMLGTGSSTPNKVRNTSGILLRVDQNHNILLDCAEGSLCQIIRLYGNSGALNILRDTKAIFLSHKHADHHMGVIGLLKAREKVTMDKVYLLVPQELADWMSFYDKMDPISHLYTLVNNRHFMLNNHKVTMSYDHIFNKWLNIKQIDTVLVKHCKEAFGISVTLNNEQKIVYSGDAMPCQSLINLGQKCDLLIHEATMEDKLEHLALLKYHSTVSQAINVGKEMNAKFTLLTHFSQRYSKIPILSEVLDNVGLAYDNMDIKLSHLPLLPLFYPCLKILYSEHYDKMEKRTGRKFALIMKHAV; encoded by the exons ATGCTACAACTTACTCAACGGTGCAGTAATTTCTGTACACAGTCTTTTTATGGATTCGTCAGACATTATGCTATAATTCGAGAAAATACAGAGAagacttacaatagaataatAATGCAACAAAAGAAACTGTTAAAGAAACTGAATTTTGCTAATAGTACTACGTCAGTACAG GTTCTTGGAAGTGGGGCTAATGGAGCACCGAGTAGTCTATTTCTTAGCACTGATCATGTTAATTATATCTTCAATTGTGGAGAAGGATCGCAGAGAGTATCCCAAGAACACCATTTTAAATTAGCTAAAGTAGAACATCTGTTTATAACAAATAACTCCTGGAGAAACATCGGAGGAATACTGGGTCTTCTTTTGACATTGCAAGAGATTGGTTTACCCAAAGTAATGTTACACGGTTCAGAAGAAATAGCtgaatttttgaataaatcTCTAATGTTCACAACTTTCTCaaagttaaaattttcttttgctTCTATCAATGAATCTGAACCATATAAAGATAGTGTACTAACTATCTGGTACGTTCCTATATCTAAGAGTAACAAAAATAGTAGAAATCAATCTTCTGATACAAGTGAGGATCTGTATGACTCAAACGTTAATGGAAAAAGAGTCATTGACAGCAAAAAAACAAAAAGGGATGTAACGAATACAGAAAAAAGATTAAAAACTGAGACAAATGTATATAGTTACATTTGCGAGATTCATCCAAAACGTGGAAAACTATCGATTCAAAAGTGTGAGGAGTTAGGTGTGAAAATCGGTCCACTTTTAAGCAACTTGAAGCAAGGATTGGACATCACTAAAGAAGATGGAACAGTTGTTCGTAGCGAAGATGTTTGTATGCAGGAAGGACCTAAAGTTACTCTAATTG TTGTAGAGTGTCCTGATGAGGAATATTTAGAATCTTTCGTAAATCATACTAAATTCTCAAAGTATCAACAGACAGCATCAACAGAAGAAGGAAAGGATGAGAAAGTGTACTTGTTTCACTTTACgccagaaaatatttttaaccacCCAAAGTATCAGAGTTGGATACAAAAGTTCCCATCGAATATACAGCATATAGTATTAAATGATAAAAACACTTGCCTGGGCAGCGAAGCTGTTTTTAAGCAACAACATGTAATGAATTTACTGCATCCTGAAATATTTCCTTTGCTAAGCGAAGACAGcttgaaagaagaagaagaaaag acGATAAGTGAAAATGTTCATCGAGCGAAAACATTACAAATATTAAGGATTCATCCAAAGCTTATGCCAATTAAAACAACTCAACTCTTTCAATCACCGCAGACTTATGTTGATGGAATTTTTGACTTAGAAGAATTTACAGATACATTGACTGAACTGAAGGCACAAATTAATAAGAAAACAGAAGAACTTGAATTAGCTAAAGCTCCAGAATTCCCGCGAATTGTAATGTTGGGCACTGGTTCTAGCACACCAAATAAAGTAAGAAATACTAGTGGCATTCTGTTGCGAGTAGATCAAAATCATAATATACTGCTAGATTGTGCGGAAGGTTCGCTTTGTCAAATTATTCGATTGTATGGGAACTCTGGAGCTCTAAACATTTTGCGCGACACCAAG GCTATTTTCTTATCGCATAAGCATGCTGATCATCATATGGGTGTTATCGGTTTATTGAAAGCGAGAGAAAAAGTCACTATGGATAAAGTGTATTTATTGGTACCACAAGAACTTGCAGACTGGATGAGCTTTTACGATAAAATGGATCCGATTTCACATTTATACACTTTGGTGAACAACAGACACTTCATGTTGAACAATCACAAAGTGACTATGTCCTATGATCATATATTCAACAAATGGTTGAATATTAAACAGATAGATACTGTACTTGTTAAACATTGTAAGGAGGCATTTGGCATATCGGTTACTCTAAACAATGAGCAAAAGATCGTTTACAG cgGTGATGCTATGCCTTGTCAAAGTCTCATAAATCTAGGTCAGAAATGCGATTTATTGATTCACGAAGCGACAATGGAGGACAAACTCGAGCATCTAGCATTGTTAAAATATCATTCAACAGTGTCCCAAGCAATTAACGTTGGGAAAGAAATGAATGCAAAATTCACATTGTTGACACATTTCAGTCAGCGATACTCAAAGATTCCTATATTATCAGAAGTATTAGACAATGTTGGCTTAGCTTATGATAATATGGACATCAAATTGTCACATTTGCCATTGTTGCCTCTTTTTTATCCATGCCTGAAAATATTGTACAGTGAACACTATGATAAAATGGAAAAAAGAACAGGTAGGAAGTTTGCTTTAATAATGAAACATGCTGTATAA
- the Fuctb gene encoding alpha-(1,3)-fucosyltransferase 10 isoform X2, with translation MLLQRKVYFLFVVLTVLSASIIIYQVQLVQFSDPSHDSGVPVILWWTPFGNDGKVRKCKKHSCYFTSNRTFRYHPKISSFLFYGSSFQIDDLPEWNPHKAPWGLIHEESPRNNPILVQQETLNLFRYSSTFSRFSDVPLTLIDLPGVTELLDRKYFVSTERKTKIINTENLAPLLYIQSDCDTASNRDTYVAELMKYIRVDSYGTCLNNAQFDKRLKENYLEILNSEDFLSFIANYKFTIAFENAVCQDYITEKLWRPLTVGSVPIYYGSPSFKDWLPNNMSAISVLDFKDPKSLASFLNNLSNNKTEYEKYLTHKLIDNYDIENQKLKNTLHRNNEWSRKEFGNYVDEFECLVCDSIQRSNQKTKVIDLKHYDCPLPKDPITNKIDHHNWWTQQWIIEKCGAKILMHYLKNNFTINIEKFNKEKMKLYAKKQC, from the exons ATGTTACTACAAAGAAAAGTGTACTTTTTATTCGTAGTACTCACTGTCTTATCTGCAAGCATTATAATTTATCAG gTGCAATTAGTTCAATTTAGTGACCCATCACACGATTCag GTGTGCCTGTAATTTTATGGTGGACTCCTTTTGGAAACGATGGGAAAGTTCGTAAATGCAAAaaacattcttgttattttacaAGCAATCGAACTTTTCGGTATCATCCAAAAATAAGT AGCTTCCTTTTCTATGGTAGCAGTTTTCAAATTGATGATTTACCAGAATGGAATCCCCATAAAGCTCCATGGGGTTTGATTCACGAAGAATCTCCAAGAAACAACCCCATTTTGGTGCAACAGGAAACTCTGAATCTTTTCAGGTATTCCTCAACATTCAGCAGATTTAGCGATGTGCCTCTTACTTTGATCGATTTACCTGGAGTTACAGAATTATTGg ATAGAAAGTATTTTGTATCAACTGAACGGAAGACAAAGATAATTAACACAGAGAACCTTGCACCCCTACTTTACATACAATCTGACTGTGATACTGCAAGTAATAGGGATACTTATGTAGCAGAGTTGATGAAGTACATACGTGTGGATTCATATGGCACATGTTTGAATAATGCTCAGTTCGATAAAAG GCTGAAAGAAAATTACCTCGAAATATTAAACAGCGAGGATTTTCTCTCATTTATTGCCAATTACAAATTTACTATAGCTTTTGAGAATGCAGTCTGTCAAGATTATATCACGGAAAAACTATGGAGGCCTCTTACAGTCGGATCTGTACCTATATATTATGGATCACCATcatttaaa GACTGGCTCCCGAACAATATGTCTGCAATTTCAGTACTCGATTTTAAAGATCCAAAGAGTTTAGCCAGTTTTTTAAACAATCTTTCCAACAATAAAACTGAATATGAGAAATATTTGACACACAAATTAATCGACAATTATGACATAGAGAATCAAAAACTAAAGAATACTTTGCATAGAAATAATGAGTGGTCTCGAAAAGAATTTGGAAACTACGTAGACGAGTTTGAATGTCTCGTTTGCGATAGTATACAAAGATCAAATCAAAAAACAAAGGTGATCGATTTAAAACACTATGATTGTCCATTACCAAAAGATCCCataacaaataaaattgatCATCATAATTGGTGGACACAGCAGTGGATTATAGAAAAATGTGGGGCTAAAATCTTAATGCActacttaaaaaataattttacgatCAACATAGAAAAGTTTAAtaaagagaaaatgaaattgtatgCAAAGAAACAGTGTTGA
- the Fuctb gene encoding alpha-(1,3)-fucosyltransferase 10 isoform X1, giving the protein MLLQRKVYFLFVVLTVLSASIIIYQVQLVQFSDPSHDSAGVPVILWWTPFGNDGKVRKCKKHSCYFTSNRTFRYHPKISSFLFYGSSFQIDDLPEWNPHKAPWGLIHEESPRNNPILVQQETLNLFRYSSTFSRFSDVPLTLIDLPGVTELLDRKYFVSTERKTKIINTENLAPLLYIQSDCDTASNRDTYVAELMKYIRVDSYGTCLNNAQFDKRLKENYLEILNSEDFLSFIANYKFTIAFENAVCQDYITEKLWRPLTVGSVPIYYGSPSFKDWLPNNMSAISVLDFKDPKSLASFLNNLSNNKTEYEKYLTHKLIDNYDIENQKLKNTLHRNNEWSRKEFGNYVDEFECLVCDSIQRSNQKTKVIDLKHYDCPLPKDPITNKIDHHNWWTQQWIIEKCGAKILMHYLKNNFTINIEKFNKEKMKLYAKKQC; this is encoded by the exons ATGTTACTACAAAGAAAAGTGTACTTTTTATTCGTAGTACTCACTGTCTTATCTGCAAGCATTATAATTTATCAG gTGCAATTAGTTCAATTTAGTGACCCATCACACGATTCag CAGGTGTGCCTGTAATTTTATGGTGGACTCCTTTTGGAAACGATGGGAAAGTTCGTAAATGCAAAaaacattcttgttattttacaAGCAATCGAACTTTTCGGTATCATCCAAAAATAAGT AGCTTCCTTTTCTATGGTAGCAGTTTTCAAATTGATGATTTACCAGAATGGAATCCCCATAAAGCTCCATGGGGTTTGATTCACGAAGAATCTCCAAGAAACAACCCCATTTTGGTGCAACAGGAAACTCTGAATCTTTTCAGGTATTCCTCAACATTCAGCAGATTTAGCGATGTGCCTCTTACTTTGATCGATTTACCTGGAGTTACAGAATTATTGg ATAGAAAGTATTTTGTATCAACTGAACGGAAGACAAAGATAATTAACACAGAGAACCTTGCACCCCTACTTTACATACAATCTGACTGTGATACTGCAAGTAATAGGGATACTTATGTAGCAGAGTTGATGAAGTACATACGTGTGGATTCATATGGCACATGTTTGAATAATGCTCAGTTCGATAAAAG GCTGAAAGAAAATTACCTCGAAATATTAAACAGCGAGGATTTTCTCTCATTTATTGCCAATTACAAATTTACTATAGCTTTTGAGAATGCAGTCTGTCAAGATTATATCACGGAAAAACTATGGAGGCCTCTTACAGTCGGATCTGTACCTATATATTATGGATCACCATcatttaaa GACTGGCTCCCGAACAATATGTCTGCAATTTCAGTACTCGATTTTAAAGATCCAAAGAGTTTAGCCAGTTTTTTAAACAATCTTTCCAACAATAAAACTGAATATGAGAAATATTTGACACACAAATTAATCGACAATTATGACATAGAGAATCAAAAACTAAAGAATACTTTGCATAGAAATAATGAGTGGTCTCGAAAAGAATTTGGAAACTACGTAGACGAGTTTGAATGTCTCGTTTGCGATAGTATACAAAGATCAAATCAAAAAACAAAGGTGATCGATTTAAAACACTATGATTGTCCATTACCAAAAGATCCCataacaaataaaattgatCATCATAATTGGTGGACACAGCAGTGGATTATAGAAAAATGTGGGGCTAAAATCTTAATGCActacttaaaaaataattttacgatCAACATAGAAAAGTTTAAtaaagagaaaatgaaattgtatgCAAAGAAACAGTGTTGA
- the Tbcd gene encoding tubulin folding cofactor D, producing the protein MVLNDFPDPEIIGCGFSAFKEIDEVTSLISELKKDDLSPSLVEKNRDRFNFILSQYQDQRQLLDPYLDDILQPLIDIVRDKHSTESMQHNAFKYIFIVMSVKTYKKIVTYLPHEVADLLPVLRMLEKQDPNNVETWETRYVLLVWLSIISKIPFPLSRLETSDVASEQLITVRILKICKLFCLSKDACAVAAVFLIANFLTRSDVKKLYLKEMIVWCLECVKNDPFRHGPLAVIASILKHGAREDVKPHAQTILDEVLQFHLNDNPADLIRKFGIKIVQRIGLVLLGTRLASWRYQRTSRSICLQLSAKSPNSVENSEEAMEVSVNHDEQDIPPAIEDIIEHLIQALRDKAITIRWSAAKGIGRITARLPMDLADDVVGFVLNLFNGRESDSAWHGGCLALAELGRRGLVLPHRLSDVIPVVLQALVFDEPRAYGSIGYLIRDAACYICWSFPRAYDPDIFQAYVKEIAATLVVVTCFDREINCRRAASAAFQENVGRQGNFPYGIEILTIADYFEVGVRNHAYLKISIQIAQYKEYTKPLIDHLVARKVTHWDTAIRELSAKALFNLTSADPSYFKDTVLPNLIEMLKSIDLNIRHGAVLAIAEILEALHNCYNEKIENIIGPTATNNIKDIVDTLRKRGQFKGLGGELMKQACAVLIKKCSIVHFPISMEVIYDWQNLLEECLGHEVSVVRTKAAEAHTEFFFKYYANVQRDERDIVINRYLQNLQSSNQLVRIGFAQAIGYFPLFIICERVKNVIQALIKCTEISEPTLKWAESRKEAIHALIMMCQTLGVKEADKWEIFVHDLYNCYLLALKEYTIDSRGDIGAWVREAAMMGLHMLTNLVFQANLVSVLNEELMAKVIGGVAQQAVERIDGIRAQAGSVFSALIHNDPPLPNIPYHTELKNIFPYNECKETIEWRMESATFPRFIKMLSYPPYVMNLLQGIVFSVGGLSESLVKHSSVSLFSYLQEIDESGLMNICHKILIIFEDSHKNERMITSILAFLDRLLSSGCIQIILDDAENGISEKILVLLKQEIKNSNNTKLLISSINVFCQLLQVRGPVGKRAFCQLSIFLCHKYKCIRKVAAIKTYEALTLYGEEMDLSEQNLFKILTELNVTDWERPVNELRPIRNQLCELMEVPTPILQNKVAN; encoded by the exons ATGGTTCTAAACGATTTTCCGGATCCAGAAATAATTGGTTGTGGGTTCAGTGCATTTAAAGAGATTGACGAAGTGACTTCTCTGATTTCGGAGTTGAAAAAAGATGATTTGTCACCGAGTCTCGTCGAAAAAAATCGAGATCGATTCAATTTCATTCTGTCACAATATCAGGATCAGAGGCAATTATTAGATCCTTATCTAGATGACATTCTACAGCCGTTGATTGACATTGTCAGAGACAAACACTCGACAGAAAGTATGCAACACAATGCattcaaatacattttcatCGTCATGTCTGTCAAAACATACAAAAAAATCGTTACCTATCTTCCACACGAG GTAGCGGACCTTCTCCCAGTTCTACGAATGCTAGAGAAACAAGATCCAAACAACGTAGAGACATGGGAGACTCGATATGTGCTCCTAGTCTGGCTTTCTATAATATCAAAGATACCATTCCCACTTTCTCGTTTGGAAACTTCTGATGTTGCTTCGGAACAGTTAATAACTGTtagaatcttgaaaatatgcaaATTGTTTTGTTTATCAAAAGATGCGTGTGCTGTAGCTGCAGTCTTTCTCATTGCAAACTTCTTGACAAGATCAGATGTCAAGAAGTTGTATTtaaaagaaatgattgtatggtGTTTAGAGTGTGTCAAGAATGATCCTTTCAGGCATGGCCCATTAGCAGTTATAGCATCCATATTGAAACATGGTGCTAGGGAAGATGTTAAGCCACATGCTCAAACAATTTTAGACGAAGTTTTGCAATTTCATTTAAATGATAATCCTGCAGATCTCATTAGAAAGtttggaataaaaattgtacaaaggaTTGGATTAGTGTTACTAGGAACGAGACTTGCATCATGGAGATATCAGAGAACCAGTCGTTCTATATGTCTGCAGCTTAGCGCTAAGTCTCCAAATTCTGTAGAGAATTCAGAAGAGGCCATGGAAGTTTCAGTGAATCATGATGAACAGGATATTCCACCGGCAATAGAAGATATTATCGAACACTTGATACAAGCCCTCCGAGATAAAGCAATCACAATACGGTGGTCTGCTGCGAAAGGAATTGGTAGAATCACTGCAAGGTTGCCAATGGACTTAGCAGACGATGTTGTGGGATTTGTGTTGAATTTGTTTAACGGTCGAGAATCGGATTCTGCTTGGCACGGAGGATGTTTGGCACTTGCAGAGTTGGGAAGACGCGGGCTCGTTTTACCTCACCGTTTGAGTGATGTGATACCAGTTGTTTTGCAAGCTTTGGTGTTCGACGAGCCAAGAGCATATGGATCGATTGGATACTTGATCAGGGATGCTGCATGTTACATTTGCTGGTCATTCCCTAGAGCATACGACCCAGATATTTTTCAAGCGTACGTGAAAGAAATTGCAGCTACGTTGGTCGTTGTCACTTGTTTCGACAGAGAAATTAATTGTAGAAGAGCCGCGTCTGCAGCGTTCCAAGAAAATGTTGGCCGACAAGGAAACTTTCCCTATGGAATAGAGATATTAACTATCGCTGATTATTTTGAGGTTGGTGTCAGAAACCATGCGTATTTGAAGATTAGCATACAAATAGCCCAATACAAAGAATACACGAAACCGCTTATCGACCATTTGGTAGCAAGGAAAGTCACACATTGGGATACAGCGATCAGAGAGCTTTCAGCTAAAGCGCTCTTTAACCTAACATCTGCAGATCCAAGCTACTTCAAAGACACCGTTCTACCAAACTTAATAGAAATGTTGAAATCAATCGATTTGAACATAAGACATGGTGCTGTGTTAGCAATTGCAGAGATTCTAGAAGCATTGCACAACTGTTATAatgagaaaattgaaaacatcattGGACCAACTGCTACAAACAATATAAAGGACATAGTGGACACATTACGCAAGAGGGGACAGTTCAAAGGTCTGGGAGGCGAATTAATGAAACAAGCTTGTGCGGTGCTCATAAAAAAGTGCTCGATTGTACACTTTCCAATATCCATGGAAGTAATTT ACGATTGGCAGAATCTTTTGGAGGAATGCTTAGGTCACGAGGTGTCTGTAGTAAGAACAAAAGCTGCTGAAGCACATACagaattcttttttaaatactatGCCAATGTACAAAGAGATGAACGTGACATAGTTATCAACCGTTATCTTCAGAACTTACAGTCAAGTAATCAGCTTGTTCGGATAGGTTTTGCACAAGCTATAG GATATTTTCCTCTGTTTATAATTTGTGAGAGAGTAAAGAACGTGATACAAGCTCTAATTAAGTGTACAGAAATATCAGAACCAACATTGAAGTGGGCAGAAAGTAGAAAAGAAGCCATCCATGCGTTGATAATGATGTGTCAAACTCTAGGAGTGAAAGAAGCAG ATAAATGGGAAATATTTGTGCACGATTTATACAATTGTTATTTACTGGCACTGAAGGAGTATACGATAGACAGTCGTGGGGACATAGGAGCATGGGTACGCGAGGCAGCAATGATGGGTTTACAT ATGTTAAcgaatttagtgtttcaagcaaaTTTGGTATCTGTATTAAACGAAGAGTTGATGGCAAAAGTAATTGGAGGAGTGGCACAGCAGGCTGTAGAAAGAATCGATGGGATTCGAGCACAGGCAGGAAGTGTTTTTAGTGCACTCATTCATAACGACCCTCCTCTACCAAACATTCCGTATCACACAGAACTAAAAAACATATTCCCATACAATGAATGCAAGGAAACCATAGAATGGCGGATGGAGTCTGCAACTTTTCCAAGGTTCATTAAAATGCTGTCATATCCTCCTTACGTAATGAACCTTCTGCAAGGAATTGTTTTCAGTGTTGGAGGTCTGAGCGAGTCTTTG GTGAAACATTCTAGCGTTTCGTTATTTTCTTACTTGCAAGAAATAGACGAATCTGGTCTCATGAATATATGTCACaagatattaattattttcgaaGACAGTCACAAGAATGAAAGAATGATCACATCGATCTTGGCTTTTTTGGATCGACTGCTTAGCTCCGGTTGCATCCAAATTATCCTTGATGATGCTGAGAATGGCATCTCTGAAAAAATTTTGGTGCTCCTCAAACAGGAGATAAAAAATTCTAATAACACTAAGTTGTTGATTAGTAGCATAAATGTATTTTGCCAACTCTTACAG GTACGTGGACCAGTTGGCAAGAGAGCATTCTGTCAACTGAGCATTTTCCTCTgtcataaatataaatgtatccGCAAAGTGGCAGCAATAAAAACTTATGAAGCTTTAACTTTGTATGGAGAGGAAATGGATCTCAGTGAACAGaacttgtttaaaattttgactGAATTGAACGTTACGGATTGGGAGAGACCAGTGAATGAACTTCGACCAATAAGAAATCAACTTTGCGAATTAATGGAGGTACCCACCCCCATTCTACAAAACAAGGTTGCGAATTGA